TGATGGTAGGCCACAATCAGCGCCTCATGCCTCCGCACGTAAAAGCGAAGGAAATTCTGGATTCCGGCAAGCTCGGCAAAGTGCTTACCTTCCGTACTTCCTTTGGCCACGGCGGTCCGGAGAGCTGGAGTCTGGATGGACGCGACAGCTGGTTCTTCCGTAAAGAAGAAGCGATTATGGGCGCCATGGGCGATCTCGGCGTGCACAAATCCGACTTTATCCGTTACCTGCTGAACGATGAAATCGTGGAGGTGGCAGGTTTCATCGGTACGGTCCATAAAGAAGGAACCGATGTGGACGACAACGCGACTTGCATCGTTCGCATGAAGAGCGGGGCCGTGGGCACGCTGATGGCAAGCTGGACGCATTACAGATCCGGCGATAACGGAACAGTGTTGTGGTGCGAGAAAGGTGCCATGAAGATCGGTACCGTTAACGGCGACGAGGTGGTTGTGGAGCTGACCGACGGTACGGTGGAGACCTACAAGGTTGGCGCCATGGCAACCAATGAGAAGCAGGTTCCGAGCGGCGTCATCGACGCGTTCGTCGAATCCATTCTCACGAACACGCCGCCTAGCATTTCCGGTGAGGAAGGACTGCGTTCCTTGAACGTGATCCTGGGTGCATTCGAATCCCAAGAGACGGGTAAAATCGTGAAGCTGTAATAAATGAGTGTAGAAGGAGGCCGTACGCGTACGGCCTCCTTTTGTTTCTACGGGACAGTAACGCATAGCTTTGGGAAGTTAATCCTATAAAAAGAGCCGCTCTGCCATGTTCATGGAGAGCGACCTATTCGCGTATAGAGATTTTACTTGGGCATACGTGTTGTCCGATACATCCCATCCATCTTGATGCTGTCTGCATCCTCTGTGACGGGGATGAAGATCGGCCGTTCATCCGGCGTGCGGTTCGGGGTATGCACGGTCAGCATCAGCTGACCGTTCCAGGTACGGAAGACCATGCCGTGCCCGCCGTCGCTGGCATATAAGGGTTCTGGCTCTTGGAGCCAGGGCCCCGTCAGCTTGCCGGTTGTCGACTTGGCAACGCCGAGCGCGTATCGGCCGTCCACAAAGCTGGCCCATAACATGAGCAGACTCCCTGACGTTGTCCGAAACAGAAACGGTCCGTCCGTCACGTAGTTGCCCGATCCGGGAAAGCGGGGCGAGTGGAACGGCGTGGCCCAAGCGGCTTCGGAGGCACGGAACAGGGTCACGGGCTCCGAGGCTGCTTCCGTGAGATCGGGACTCAGGCGCATGGCGCAGATCTCGCCGTCCCCGACCTGCTGCCATTCATGGCAGAACACCATCCACGGCTGATCCGTTTCGTCGATATAGAGCGTGCCGTCCAGGGAACTCCAGTCGGCTGGGGTTACGGGCCCTTCGCTATGGAGGGAGAAGGGCCCCATCGGCTCCTCTGCAGACAGCACTGCAGTGCCCAGCCGATCGTTATCTTTTCGGCGGAAGGTGGCAAACATGATGTAATGCCCATGGTAATAGTAGACTTCGGGTGCCCAGAAGTTCACGTCCGCAAAGAAACCGTCCGGTTTGCGAAAGACCGTGTAAGGGCCTTCCCAATCGTCGAGATCACGGCTGATATAGACATCGAAGCCGGTCCCTTCCTTCCAAATATTTTTGTCGGTGCTGCCGTACATGTAGTATATTCGCTGTGCCGGGTCAGGCAGTACGTAGGGGTCCCGAAGCTGAATGTCTTGAGTTTTCACGCTTAAGCCGTTTACCTCCTTCAATTAACGATAGGCAGGATAGATGATGCCGATATCCCTCTCCGTCTTTAAATCTCCGTCTGAATACAACTGCATCTCATTGCCTTTGATCCGGATCGGAATGGATGTGCCTTGATAGCGGAGCTCGCCTTCAATGGTACGCACGCTCATGCCGATCACGCCCTCCAATTGTCCGCTGCGGTCCGTGACCAGCCGAATCCCGGCGGGGCCTTGAATATGAACGCGGCCTTCCCGGTATACGGTGACGTTGTCCGGGGTATTCACCAATTCGTAGTGCAGCCCGTTCACGGTTCGGCTATAGGCCGTGTTGCCGGCAACTTCTTCGCCATGATCCATGTCGACGGGAAGCAGTCCCGTAAACCACAGCCGATCCGATCCGATCGGCATGATGCCGCAGAGCCGTTCCACGTAATCCAGCAGGCACAGAATGGAAGGGGAATACGCCTCGGTAAAGCCCTCTTCACCAGTCCAAGGGCTCAAGGTTTGCGGGAAGCGCTTCGCCTTGGACAAGGCGGACAGAATGGGCTGCAGCACCCAGGTCAGCTCGACATAGCGGTGGTGATGTTCAAAGGCATGCGGCGCCCGGATCAAGCTCAGGAAATTGGACGGCCCGCCCCAGCTGTTGTAAGAGGAGGAAGGATCGAACCGCGGATCGTCCATCGCCATGGACGTAAACGGATATTTGGCGAAGAATTTGCGGGTATTCAGCAAATAGCGACGCAGCATATTGTCAAACAACTCGCGGTCGCCCACCTCGCAGGCCATCACGCGCAGCAGCACGTCGGATTGGACCCGGACCAGCTCGTCGTTCCGATCTCGGTCGTAGAAGAATTGATCCTCCACGTCATAACAGTAACGGAAGAGGCTGTTCAGGCTGGCTTCGGCTTTGGCCCTCCAATCGGCTCCGGATTCGCCGAGCTCTTCGGCCATGCGCGCCAAATACATACGCTGGCAGTAGATGTTGGCCGTCAAATCCGGTGCCAGGAAGGGCAGTACCGGGGAGTCCGGGTGGAAGGCGGCGGCATCGTTCCTATAGGGCGTGTCCGGAACATGCCAGAACCTGGGCGACAGATCATGCCCGGTATCAAAGGTGCTGAAAGCCTCCACGCAGCCGGTCCCCCGGGTGCTGCGGTAACGCGCAATCCAATCGTCGTAACGCGACATGGCTTGGTACATGGTCTTCAGGAAGGAGAGGTCCCTTCCATGAAGCTCATAGTGGTTCCAGACGCAGCGCGCCAGCGGTGTGACGAGCTGGATCTGGCGGAACGAAGGGCCGTTCTCCGTCAGTTTATAAGGGAGCAGCCCATCCTCCCTTTGCTGATCCGCAAAAGCGAGGTAGGTGGTTTCCGAGACCGAAGGAATCAGTCGCGATAGCAGTTCGGCATTGATGGTGCCGGTGCTCTCCAGCCAGCAGCCGAGATAGATACCGCCCTCCTGCAGAATCGGATCGCCGCCGTTCATCGGCACGATGCAGGCCAGCAGCTTCTCCAGCGCCGTATAATAAGCCGCTTCGAGCAGTCCGCCCGATGCCGCGAATCGGACGCCAGTCGTCTGCCACTCCTGCAGCAGTTTCCGATCTTCCCGTTTACCTGGCTGCACCCGGTCCGGTATCGAAATCCGGTGCAGCCGGTCCAGCATAACTTCTGTCATGTCCGCCTCCTTGAAAACTTGTTATTGATTCGATTCAAATATGCGCACGGTGCCGTTATAGAAGTCCGCAACGGCCTGCTCGACGTTTTTCCGGCCGAAACCGATCTCCTGGGTCGTCGTCTGGGCCAGCTTGGAGAACTCGGCGAATCCCGGCGGATTATAACTTACGTCAAAAGGCTCGGTTTTCGTGGCTTCTGATACGAGACTCGTGTAATTGTACACAATCTCTTCCACGGGGCCTGCTTCCTCCTGGAGAAGGTTGCGGTTGGCTTCCGTTACCGGCACGCCGCGGTCGTTACCGAGGATTTTGGCCGCTTCGGGATCATTGATCCAGAAGTCCATGAGCGTGGCGACCTCCTTCGGATGCTTGGTGTTGGCATATCCGGATAGTCCTTGGCTGGACTCGAATACTACGCCCGTTCCCTTCGGACCTCTAGGTACCGGGTGGAGGATGAGCGGATCTTCCGTCAGGCTCTGGAATGCGGCCAGTTGATTGGAAGGGAGAAGGCTCATGGCCGCTTTGCCCGTAATTAACAAGGATTTGCTGGTATCATCGTGCGGATTGGACACCTGAAGTTCAGGCGTAACGACACCGCCGGCTTTCGATGCCTGCTCCCAATACTCGAACCATTCCTGAATGTCTTCCTTCGCGAAGCCGAGCTTTCCGTTCTCCATATCATACAGCTGTTTTCCGCGCTGCTTCAGGAAGATATCCATTCCGTCGACGGTGAAATTATAAGTACCGTATACGCCGTCGCCAAGCTTGTCGGACAATTCTTTGCTGATGGCGGCATATTCCTCCCAATCCCAATCCTGCTCCGGCAGAGGAATGCCTGCCTTTTCGAATAGTGCCTTGTTGATGACGATTCCCCGGGCGTTTGCGCCTGCAGAAATATGCTGCAGCTTCCCATCCAGACGGCCGTATTCCACCATGGTGGCATCCATGCCGTCCAGCTTCAGTTCGCTGCCGACATACGGATCCAGGTTTAGCAGCACATCTTTTTTGGCATAGTCCACCACGTTTCCGCCCAGGAAGAAGATATCCGGCGCGGTGCCGGAAGCGAGCTGGGTGTTCAGCTTATCGAAATATCCGGAGGAAGGCGAGAATTCGCCGACGATTTTGATGTTCGGATGTTTGCTCTGGAACACCTTCAGGGCTTCGTTCGTAATATCGGCCCGTTTCTGGTCGCCCCACCACATCATGCGCAGCTCGACCTGGCCGCTCGGCTCGGCCCCTGCGCCCGTACTCCCGCCTTCTCCAGTGTGATCCGTTCCGGAACAAGCGGTGACGAATAACAGGAGCGAAGCCAATATTCCAACGAAACATTTCTTCAACATGGATAATCCCCCAGTCTAATCATAATTGGTTCGTTTGCAGCACGCCTTCGCACCACGACAGGCAGCTTCTGAGACTACTTCAGGCCGGTCGTGGCAATGCCTTCGAGAAAATACCGTTGAAACACCAGAAAGATGATTGTCACAGGCAGCAGCGACAGCGTGGACATGGCGAGCAGCGCCCCCCAATCCGATTGCCCCGAAGGATCGAACAGGGATCGGATCCCCAGCTGTACAGTGAACAAATCGATCTTGCTTAAATAAATCATCTGGCTGAAGAAGTCGTCCCAGCTCCAGATGAAGGTGAAGATGGCCGTCGTAATCAGCGCAGGGACGAGAAGCGGCACCACGATGCGGAAGAAGATCTGCGATTGTCCGCAGCCGTCGATGGTCGCGCTCTCGTCAAGCTCCCGCGGAATGCCGCGGATGAACTGAACCATCAACAGGATGAAGAAGGAGTCGTGCGCCAGCCATTTGGGCAGGATGAGCGGGAAATACGTATTGATCCAATGCAGCTCGTTATACAGAATGTATTGAGGCACGAGCGTTACGTGGTAAGGCAGCATAATCGTTACCAGCATGATGCTGAACCACAGGCCTTTGAATTTGAATTTCAATCGCGAGAAGGCATAGGCTGCAAGGGAGCAGGAGACGATGTTCCCGATGACGCTCATGACCGAGATCAGCACGGAGTTGCCGAAGAATCGGCCGAAGGAAATGCCCTGAAGCCCGCTCCAGCCGTTCACGTAATGATCCAGCGTGAAGGCAGTCTGAATGAGGCTGCTGTTGGTAAAGATGAGATGATTCGGTTTAAACGAGCTGAAGACGAGCCACAGCACCGGATACAGCATGAGCAGGCCGAGGAGGATAATGGCGGCATGCCTCCCGGCTTGGACGAGTTGTCGCTTAAGCGGCATATCCATTACCTCCCTTCCTGGTTATCCCCGTAGAAGACCCAGAACTTTGATGTGAGAAAAACGATTCCGGTGAACACGCCGATGATGATCAGCATGATCCATGCCAGAGCCGAGGCATAACCCATATCGAAGAACGAGAAGCCTTTCAGATACAGGTACAAGGTGTAGAACATCGTGGCGTCGAGCGGCCCTCCCCGCCCGTCTCCGATGACATAGGCCGGCGTGAAGGCTTGGAACGAATTGATCATGCTCATGATCAGATTGAAAAAGATAACGGGTGACAGCATCGGCAGCGTAATGCCGAAGAACTGACGAATCTTTCCGGCACCGTCTACGCCGGATGCTTCATATAAATCAGTCGGAATCTGTTTCAGACCGGCAAGGAAGATGACCATGGCCGATCCGAACTGCCAGACGGACAGCGTGATAATCGTATACACCACATAGTCGGGGTGGGCGATCCACGAGGGGCCCGAGATGCCGAACCAGCCGAGGAACTGGTTGACCAGACCGCTGCCGTCAAAGATTTGGCGCCAGACGATGGCAATGGCAACGCTGCCTCCCAACAAGGAAGGGATATAATACACGGTCCGGTAAATGCCGAGTCCGCGGATGCCCTTGTTCAAGGCCATGGCGACCAGCAGCGCGAACGCAAGTCTCAGCGGCACGGATAAGAACACATAGTAGAACGTTAGCCACAAGGATCTTTGAAACGTATCGTCCTCGGTAAAAATCTGGACATAGTTGCTGAGTCCTGTCCAAGTCGGCGATGAGAGCAGGTTGAATTTGGTCATGGATAAGTACAGCGATGCAATCATCGGCCCCAGCGTCAGACAGAAGAAGCCGATGAGCCAAGGCAGAAGAAACAAGTAGGCTGTCTTATTCTGCTGGCCGTATAAGGGCCTGGACAGCTTTCTCATAATGTACCTCCCTTCAGGATGGATGAGCATGGGCGGTTACCTGACGGCTTGAATTCGCTTACAATCGGGATGTCGGTTCGCCCGGTAAACACATCATACCGGGGGAGGCGAGAGGACGGAATCTCATTTCTTCGGATCATCGTGTTCGATTTTTTCGGATTGCGACAGTCGGAACTCGGAAGGGCTTTGATTGAACATTTTTTTGAATTTGGAGCTGAAATAGCCGGGTGAAGAGAAGCCCGTCAGCTCGGCTATGTCCCATACCGTCAATCGGGTCTCCTGCAGTAGGCGTACGGCATGTTTCATCCGAACTTCCGTAACGTACTGGATGAACGAGACCCTAGCCCCTTCCTTGAATATTTCCGAGAAGTAGGTAGGGTGGTAGTTATACTGCTCGGCCAGCGAGGTCAGCGATAATTCCTGCATGTAATTTTCCTCGATATACCGCTTGGCGGATTCAATCAGGGTAGCGTCTTTGTCTCCGGATTCCAGGTGGTGGTCAACAAAATCCTGTGCCCACTGCATCAGTAGGCGTTCCGCCTGCTCCGGGGTCTCAAGCCATAAAACCCATTCGGGTGAAATCCATAGAGGCCCCCCTCCCTGTGAATGCCGTATGTTGTCGACGGCGGCGGATTCCATAATCAGCGTGATTTGAAAAAGGCTCCGTACCAAGCGGGAAGGCGATAGCCGGAATGCCTCGCTCAGCTCCCTCCGGATGATGCTGCGGAAGGATTCCAATTCGCCCCGGATCAGGCAGCGATGCAGCGCGCGGCTTGTTTCCTCCGGCAGCAGCGGACTTTGGTCGGTTACGGGTGCTTGATCCGGTCCGTTCTGGCGTCCTGCCAGATTCCAGGCCAGGAGGGAGTGGATATACCCCTCTTTCCATCGCTCAAGTCCCGACACGGGCAGCCCGAGTCCCACCTGCACCTCCACGGTTAAATAGGACGATGCCTGCGCGGCGAGTTTATCCGCGAATTCATGCTGAATGCCGTCAAGCGCAATGAAATGCATGATGCCGGGATGAGCTGCATCATGAAACACTTGAACGCCGCCCGGATAAGACTCGGCGATTTCATGGCAGACCATTTGAAACGGAAGGCGGAGATGTTCGGGCGCGCGGCCTTCGGGTGCTTTCTGCATGCTGCATTCCCTAATGCCCGCGGTGATGAAGCAAACGCACCCGTCCTGCCAGTCCTCCAGGTGGAACAGTCGAATCCGTTCCGGCAGGGAGGCGGGGGGGAGACGATTGCCGCGAACGAGATCCAGCAGGAAGCGCTCCTTCATTTCTTTGTAATACTGGGATAGCCGCCACTGCATCATTTCCGAATCGTCCCGTACCTTGCGGTTCTTATCCAATTCCTGTTTGATTTTGCTTAAGGCGGATTTCAGGTCGTCCCGGGCTACGGGCTTCAGCAAGTAGTCCATGGCCTGGCTGCGGACGCCCGCTCTGGCGTATTGAAAATCCTCGTATCCTGTAATGATGATGATCTGGATGGTCGGATTGTGGCTCCGGCAAACGTCGAGCAGCTGGACGCCGTCCATGACGGGCATGTTCATGTCGGTAATGAGCAGGTCATACGAATGGGATTTCAAGAGCTCTTCAGCTTCCCGGCCGTTCCCGGCCTCCCCAGAAATGGAAAAGCCCATGCTCTCCCAGTCGACTTTCAGCTTTAGCCCTTCACGAACCTCGATCTCGTCATCTGCGATCAATACGTTGTACATGATATTCCTCCTGTACCGGTAGAATCAGTTCGATGCATGTGCCGGCTTCGCTCCCGTTCCGAATATGAACGGCAAATAAGTCGCCGTAATGCAAGCGGCAGCGTGCAATCACGTTGCCGAGTCCAATGTGCCAGCTCTCGCTTCGGAGGATCGGCTCTAATTGAGAGGTCGCCGCGGGATCCTGGAGTTTGCGGATGATCTCGGAGGGCATGCCTGGACCGTTATCCGCGACGTGGAGGTGCAGGCGATTGCCCTGCCTGCTGATCCGGATGTCCACCTGTGCCGTGGTTTGATGCTGAAAGCTGTACTTGACCGCATTCTCGATCAGCGGCTGCAGAATGAACTTGATCATCACCAGTGAATCCAGCCGGCCTTCCTCGTGGATGGAGATGTCGAGTTTATGCCCGAAGCGGGTTTGCAGAATGGAGATATAGTGGCGGACATAAGCCAGCTCTTCGGCTAAGAGGACCCGGTCGTCACTGGTATTCATGGAGAAGCGCATCATTTTGCCCAGGTCCTCGATCACCTGCACGGTATCGTCCGTCCGGCGCTGCATGGCAAGACTGCTCACCAGCTCCAGGGTGTTAAACATGAAGTGGGGATTGATCTGCATGAGCAGCGCTTTATATTCGGCCTGCTGGCGGAGCAGCTTCAGCTCGAACTCGTTCTGGATATGCTGCCGCAGGCGGCTGATCATATAGCGGAATGTGGAGATGACGTAACTGACCTCGCTCTTTACGTTTTTGTCGGGAGGCAGTACGGACTCGGCCTGGTCGAATGCTCCGCGCTGCACCTGCCTCATCGCCAGGACCAGACGCGTTAAAGGCTTGGTGACGCCATAGGAGAGCCATGCGGCGGCAAACAGGGAGACCAGAATCAGAACGACCGTAACCACCAGGATGGTGCTCTGAAGCTTGTGAAGAGAGGAGTACAGCTCCTTTTCTGGCGCTAGTCCAGCCAGCATCCAGCCGGTGCGCCCCAGCTTCTTGTAAACCAGAATGTTCCGCTGCCCTTCATCGTTGGTCAGATAGACAACGCCCGATTTCAGCGGGCCGTTTCGAATGCGATCGATCTCCGATAGGGCTTCGGTGCCAAGTTCATGCGCCTGCTGGGATAGAATCGGGCTTCCTTGCTCGTTCAACAGAAAAATCGTGCTGTTCTTGGCCAGATGGATCCGGGTGAGCGGCTCCAGAAAATAAGACTCGCTGACGTTAACCTTCATCACGTTCTGCGCCGTGGCATGATGGAAGGTCCCGATGGGCATCAGCAGGCTGACGACGGGATTGCCGTGATCCCGGACACGTTCATGCTGGTCCGTATGCGCTGGCAGCCAGCGGTCTCCGGACGCGAAGAAGTTCGTGTACCACGATTCCCGCAAAAAGGCCGGGTCGCTTTCGACTTGGTTCTCGCCGCCGATCCGAAGTCCGCTGCGCCGGTAGATGGACACATCGGAGATACTGGTGTAGCTGTTGGTCGCCTGGGTCAGAAATCGGCTCATGGCAAGATTGGCCAGCATTTTCTCCCCTTCGGGCAGCAGCGGGTCACTGATGGCGTTATCCCAGTTCTTGGCCGTGTCGCTGTTGAACACGAGGGAAGCGACATCATAAATCTGCATCTGGACCATATCGACGTAGGAGCCGTATTCCTCCATCTTCTCGAGGGCAGAGGATTCGATGTAGGAGCGGATCACGGTGCGCGATTCCGTAAACAGCAGGAAGGAGAGCGTGCCGAAAGAGAGGACGAAGAGTGCGACGATAAAGGCGATCAAACGGCTTTTTAATGAGAAGAACATCCATTTCCTCCTTTACGAAAAGCGGATTTCTAGGCGGTCTGCGACATGTGAAAAAAGGCTGCGCAAATACGCAGCCTTTGAAGGGAAAATTGCTTGAAGCAGCCGTGTACGGCTTAGAAACGAACCAGATTGTCGATTCGTACAGGCATGCCGGTGGCGATGGCGCGGTTGGCTGCAATTCCTGTCAGTATGGATCTCGCCCCATCGATATGGTTGGCCGCACGGGCATACGGATCTTCCACCGGTTCCCCGAACAGATCATTCAGCAGCACAGGGTCGCCTCCGCCATGTCCGCCTTTTTGCTCCTCGACGTGAACCTCGTACGGGGCATCGAACATCGGAAGCACCCGCAGCGTTTTCCCGATTAACGCGCCTTCTTGGCTTTTGTCGCCCAGTGAATTGACGTAGGATTGTTCAACGATGTTCATCTCGATCCGGCCTTTGGTGCCGTTGATGGCGATGCGATAGCCTTCCCACGGCTGATAGGCGACCAGCGAATACGTTAATATGGCCTTGTTCTGATACCGCACGAGGACGCCCATTGTATCCTCAATGTTGATGCCGTCCCCGAATACGCTTTGATCCCGCTGGTAGCCATCCTCCGGCTCGGCATCCAGGTACATGGCTTTGAGATGCGCATCCGAATCCAGATGGAGCGCGAACGGGTCCTCTTTGGCAATGGGGTTCCCGGTTGCGCGATTGTAGAATTGCGTAACGCCCCGCGCTTCGGCATTCTCTCTACCATAATACATGAGATCTCCAAATGCGAAAACGGTTTCAGGATGGGAACCGATCCAGAAGTTGACCAGGTCGAAGTGATGGGTGGATTTATGGACGAGCAATCCGCCGCTGTTCCGCTTGTCCCGGTGCCAGCGCCGGAAGTAGTCTGCGCCGTGGCGGGTATTCAGCAGCCATTCGAAGTGAACCGAGGTCACCTGGCCGATGGTGTCATTCATGATCAATTCCCGTACCTTGGTATGATGGGGGGCGTAACGGTAGTTAAAGGTGACCCTGATATTTTGTCCGGTCCGCTTGGCGGCATCCAGAATGGCCTGGCATTTTTCCTCGTCGATCGTCATCGGCTTCTCGGTCACGACGTCGCACCCAAGCTCCATTGCGCGAATGATGTACTTGTGATGCGTCCGGTCGATGCTGGTCACGATGACGAAGTCAGGCTTCTCGTTCTCGATCATCCGGTCAAATTGGTCTGCGGGGTAGGTAGGCACCTCGGTGTAATTATATTTTTCCCGCAGCAGCTGATTCGCGTAATTCATGCGAGTTTGGTTGATATCGCAAAAGGCAGCAAGCTCGGATTTGTCGCGGAAATTCTGGGCCAGTGCGCCATAAAAAAATTCGGCGCGGCCGCCGGTACCGACCAATACATAACGTTTCTTGTCACTCATCTCTATCGCCTCCTTGAATATAGCTCTAGCCTATAACAAGGGAGCACTGCTTTCGCCGCATTTCATGCGTAATCGCTTTCAAATGCCGCATATTTTGCTATAATCCAAGGAAAGGGGGCAGTCGCATGACCAAGCCGTTTCGAGCAGATTACCACGATCCCACCGGATATTTGAACATGGAGTATGACCGCCGCATTGGCTATTTCTCAATGACGGTCGACCATCTCCACGATCATTATGAGCTGTACTACCTGTTATCGGGCGAGCGGATCTACTTCATCAAGGATCGCTCTTACAGAGTTCGGGCCGGTGATCTTGTCTTCGTGGACCGGAATGCCGTTCATAAGACGCTGGACAGCGGCCGGCCCGACCATGATCGCCTTGTCCTCTATATAAGCCCGGAATTGTTCGCGGATCTGGCCGTACCGCCTGAGCTGGCCGAAGGGCTGAAGGAGCCGTTCGGCTGGGATGTTCCGATTCTAAGGCTTCCTTCGCCAGCGAGTGAAGCGGTGGAGCAAATGGTCGGCGAAATGGTGAATGAGATGATCCATCCTCAAGCGGGAAGCAGTTGGCTGCTGCGGCACCGAACGGTCGAATTGCTGCTCTTCGCCTACCGCAGCCGGCATTTGGGTACGGTTCGTTCAGCCGATACGGAGCCGGTTCTTCATCCGAAGACCCAGGCGGTGGTCCGGTATCTTAACGATAATTATCAGAAGGCTTTAACGCTGCCCGAGGTAGCGGAGGCGTTCCGAATCAGCCCGCACTATCTCAGCCGGCTGTTCAAGCAGACAACGGGGTTTACCTTTAGCGATTATTTGAACCTGCTTCGGGTTAAGGAAGCGCAGCGCCTCCTGCGAGAGAGCGATGATTCCATCACGGATATCGCCTGGCGATCAGGCTTCAGCAACTTCTCCCATTTCGGGAAGATGTTTAAGCGGACGGTTCAGCTGTCGCCGAGGGCATACAGGAAGCAGTATCGAATGCGAAGCTAAAGGAATAGACTATGTCTTCTTTCTGGTGTACTAGAAAACGCTATATTAAGATAATAGATAGTCTCTATTTTATTGCAGCGAGGAGCTAGCCCAGCCTTTGTGTATGGCTCTGATTTCTGCGCATAGAGGCTGTAGCCCTAGTCCCTAATAGAGGCACCGCGTTCATCGAGTTGGATTAGCTCGTGGCTGTGGTGTTTTTTGGTGTGCATATGGTATCTTGGAAGTGAACGAAAACGCCATATTTGATAGATTCGTTGAGAGGATCGACAGTCAATATGAAAACAAAAATACAAGAGTTGCCGCTGTCGTCGGGCGTATATCTCATGAGAGATTCGCGGGGAACGGTCATTTACGTTGGCAAATCCAAAAGTCTCAAGAAGAGAGTACAATCGTATTTTTACAACAATAAATCGCACTCCCCAAAAGTGAAGAGGCTGGTTCAGCATGTCAAAGACCTGGAGCATATCGTCACCGACACGGAGTTTGAGGCGTTCATGCTGGAATGCAGGCTCATTCAGGACATAAAGCCGATGTATAACCGAAAAATGAAAAATCCGCTAGGTTATAGTTATATCGTATTGCGGCAAAAGCGAGATTGGCGATGGCTGGAATTTACGGATACACTGGATGAAGGCGGCCCTGACCGATCTCGTTTTTTCGGCCCCTATACAGCTAGCAGACATAGTCTTGAACATGCAGTGCAAAAGGTTAAAGAATGCTGTAAAATCGCCTGCAATCATACACCTGCCGCTTCTTCGGCAAATGCTCCCTGCTTGAATTATTCGATTGGCCTCTGTCTTGGCAAGTGTCTTGGCGGCGAAAGCGCGCGGCAATTTGATGACATCATGGATCGATTCATTGCTCTGCTTCAAGGGGACGACCGACGTTTATATGATGAAATGGAGCGAAACATGCTGGGCGCCGCAGCGCGTTTCGATTTTGAGCAGGCTGCAAAATACAGGGATGGCATGGAGGCGGTGAACCTGCTTTTAAGTAAACGGGATGTGATCGAGTTCGCCGAAGAGAATCACAGCATCGTTGTTTACGAATATTTAAACGAAGATACGATTAAGTTATTCCTGATTAAGGGGAACGTTGTGCTGCACAGCGAGCGATGCTCTGTGGCTGCAACAGTGGATATTGAATCGTTGAGGCGGAGGGTCAAAGCCTTGATTCTCAGCTATTTCACGAAGGATACGGGATGCGATGCTGCCGAGGTTACCCGGGAAGATATCGATGCTGCACAAATCATCTACAGCTATTTGCAGAGCAGCGCCTGCCGTTATCTTGTTCTTCAGGATT
This Paenibacillus sp. JZ16 DNA region includes the following protein-coding sequences:
- a CDS encoding Gfo/Idh/MocA family protein; translation: MSKIKVAVFGCGAIAQRRHIPEYANNANVELVAFADPVKERAEEMAAQYGGKAYTDYQELLKNEKLDAVSVCTPNYLHAPMSIAAANAGLHVLVEKPMATTAEEGEQMIEAARKNGVYLMVGHNQRLMPPHVKAKEILDSGKLGKVLTFRTSFGHGGPESWSLDGRDSWFFRKEEAIMGAMGDLGVHKSDFIRYLLNDEIVEVAGFIGTVHKEGTDVDDNATCIVRMKSGAVGTLMASWTHYRSGDNGTVLWCEKGAMKIGTVNGDEVVVELTDGTVETYKVGAMATNEKQVPSGVIDAFVESILTNTPPSISGEEGLRSLNVILGAFESQETGKIVKL
- a CDS encoding glycoside hydrolase family 43 protein, which produces MKTQDIQLRDPYVLPDPAQRIYYMYGSTDKNIWKEGTGFDVYISRDLDDWEGPYTVFRKPDGFFADVNFWAPEVYYYHGHYIMFATFRRKDNDRLGTAVLSAEEPMGPFSLHSEGPVTPADWSSLDGTLYIDETDQPWMVFCHEWQQVGDGEICAMRLSPDLTEAASEPVTLFRASEAAWATPFHSPRFPGSGNYVTDGPFLFRTTSGSLLMLWASFVDGRYALGVAKSTTGKLTGPWLQEPEPLYASDGGHGMVFRTWNGQLMLTVHTPNRTPDERPIFIPVTEDADSIKMDGMYRTTRMPK
- a CDS encoding MGH1-like glycoside hydrolase domain-containing protein; translated protein: MTEVMLDRLHRISIPDRVQPGKREDRKLLQEWQTTGVRFAASGGLLEAAYYTALEKLLACIVPMNGGDPILQEGGIYLGCWLESTGTINAELLSRLIPSVSETTYLAFADQQREDGLLPYKLTENGPSFRQIQLVTPLARCVWNHYELHGRDLSFLKTMYQAMSRYDDWIARYRSTRGTGCVEAFSTFDTGHDLSPRFWHVPDTPYRNDAAAFHPDSPVLPFLAPDLTANIYCQRMYLARMAEELGESGADWRAKAEASLNSLFRYCYDVEDQFFYDRDRNDELVRVQSDVLLRVMACEVGDRELFDNMLRRYLLNTRKFFAKYPFTSMAMDDPRFDPSSSYNSWGGPSNFLSLIRAPHAFEHHHRYVELTWVLQPILSALSKAKRFPQTLSPWTGEEGFTEAYSPSILCLLDYVERLCGIMPIGSDRLWFTGLLPVDMDHGEEVAGNTAYSRTVNGLHYELVNTPDNVTVYREGRVHIQGPAGIRLVTDRSGQLEGVIGMSVRTIEGELRYQGTSIPIRIKGNEMQLYSDGDLKTERDIGIIYPAYR
- a CDS encoding ABC transporter substrate-binding protein; its protein translation is MLKKCFVGILASLLLFVTACSGTDHTGEGGSTGAGAEPSGQVELRMMWWGDQKRADITNEALKVFQSKHPNIKIVGEFSPSSGYFDKLNTQLASGTAPDIFFLGGNVVDYAKKDVLLNLDPYVGSELKLDGMDATMVEYGRLDGKLQHISAGANARGIVINKALFEKAGIPLPEQDWDWEEYAAISKELSDKLGDGVYGTYNFTVDGMDIFLKQRGKQLYDMENGKLGFAKEDIQEWFEYWEQASKAGGVVTPELQVSNPHDDTSKSLLITGKAAMSLLPSNQLAAFQSLTEDPLILHPVPRGPKGTGVVFESSQGLSGYANTKHPKEVATLMDFWINDPEAAKILGNDRGVPVTEANRNLLQEEAGPVEEIVYNYTSLVSEATKTEPFDVSYNPPGFAEFSKLAQTTTQEIGFGRKNVEQAVADFYNGTVRIFESNQ
- a CDS encoding carbohydrate ABC transporter permease, with the protein product MPLKRQLVQAGRHAAIILLGLLMLYPVLWLVFSSFKPNHLIFTNSSLIQTAFTLDHYVNGWSGLQGISFGRFFGNSVLISVMSVIGNIVSCSLAAYAFSRLKFKFKGLWFSIMLVTIMLPYHVTLVPQYILYNELHWINTYFPLILPKWLAHDSFFILLMVQFIRGIPRELDESATIDGCGQSQIFFRIVVPLLVPALITTAIFTFIWSWDDFFSQMIYLSKIDLFTVQLGIRSLFDPSGQSDWGALLAMSTLSLLPVTIIFLVFQRYFLEGIATTGLK